Below is a genomic region from Sorghum bicolor cultivar BTx623 chromosome 9, Sorghum_bicolor_NCBIv3, whole genome shotgun sequence.
atgcagatgtCATGTGCCCCGCCCCGGGCCGGCCGGCACATGCGGCTGCCTGCCGGCGGCGGAGCATCTTGGTTTCTCGGTGCCCGGGTTCGTCGCGTCGTTAGGGGGGGTTCAGATTCACAAGCTCGCGTGGCCTTGCCGAGCCTTGCCGCGTTGCGGACCGCTTCGGAGCGACCGAGGCGGCCGGGCGGCGCACCTAGTCGGTTCTTCGGCTTGCGCAGGCAGAGGATCCTAGGCGGGTTTTTAGCTGATGCCCACACGTCACCCGGCTCTCCTTTTCATTTCACTTGCGAGCTGGCTGGGCTGGGTTTATCACCACCACCACAACCGATCGAGAAGTTGGGGAGTTAACGATGAGTGATCCAGGGACTGGAAGGGGAATGCTGCGCCAGGATCATCACAAGCAAACGGTGGGTGGTGGTCGGTGAAACCTGCGGTGGTGGTGGTATCGGCTACGCAGCTAGCTGTGGTCTATGGAGGTAACTAAATGGGCTAATGACACGCACTAGGCCAAAAAACGAGCACGAACAGACACAAAAAGGGGCTTTTTATCCTTTACTGAACGGCGCATGTCGATCCCCTGCGCTTGTAGAGCACGTCACCAGGTAGTCCCTAGTACGTGCGCGCCCTCCCCAACAAAAAGAAAAGGATGGGACGCGTGTCGTGTGTATGGGTGGCATCGAGCACGTATATGTATGTAATCGACCACCACCCAATCCGATGAACTCGTCAGGTGAGGCCTATTAGTTCCtaaaaaggccttgtttagttccaaaaatttgggCCGAAATGCAAAACAAGGCCATTCTCTTTGGGTTTTGGCAATTTGGCAAAAAACttcaggaagtaaacaaggccaaagtagataaaatttttcaagattttccgtcatatcAAATATTGCGGTATATACattgaatattaaatatagataaaaataacaattaattgcacagtttatctataaatcgcgagatggattttttaagcctagttagtctctaattaaataatgtttgtaaaataaaaatggAAAACCTACAGTgtcccaaaacaaaaaaaaaaattgaaacgaAACAAGACCTGAGATCGATCATCCACCAGCTTGGCACGCGGCACGCCCTCGCCTAGCTTGACGAAACCCCTAATCCATGTGTACTACGTCCGTCGCGCGGTCGCGACTGCATGCGCCGGACTTGCTGCGAGTTCAGAGCGCCGTGCGCCAGCAGAGGCAGCGGCCAGCGGCCAGCGCTCGGACAAAGCCGACCGCAGCACGCGAGCGGATTGCGCACACGCCACAACTGCGACCCCTGGCTGTCACGTTTGTTCAGTCCACCACCGACAGTAGCTGAGCTGGCCTCTCCCGCGACCCGCCGCCGACGCGTTTGATCGGGTTCCGCGAGACCACCACGACGCGACTCCACGCGGGAGCTGATCGGGCCTCACGCGCACGGCAGCCGCGCCCGGATCGACCCACATCCAGGGAGCCCCTGCGCCCAGATCACGTGCTCTGCTCGCGTCGCGCCGGCCTCAGCGCCACCGCACGCATGGGCCGTTTCGGTAGAGCATGCAGCAGATGCGCCGACTGTTATTACAGTCGTGTGCTCGCACTTTCCCACACACAGCCCATGCATTTGATGTGCTGTTCGAGCGAGAcgagttcgtttggctgataagtcaaaGTATTGTTAGTTATTTTATTATGAAATAAAACGCTGCTGAATAATTTATGGATTCGGCTGTTAAGCTGAAAACAGCCTACTCATACAGACCGTAAGTATTCGGTCCTCAGAGTAGAATATACGCATACTCAAACTCCAATACACGGTACGAAAAACAGTAAGGCGGTCATTCCTAGTGACATGTTCCATTATGCGGTTTTCAATGATAGCACACATCGTCGGACTTTTGTTTGGTATTTCTCCACATACcatatgtacacatgaaaatggcTTCCGAAGCCAAAAACAAGCTATAAATAGTGAGGCCGAAGTTATTTATTTTTGCCCACTTTTCTGGCTTCATTGTTTTTGGAGCCCAAAACTTGTCCAAAAAAAaagatctaaatgaaatcagaCTTTTTGGTGCACAATTTTGATTTCTTAGTTTTATACAGCATTTACTACGTAAGTATGTAGTGTTGTGATCAAGTGTTCCATGTGGTTGTAATGGTTACTAATTAACTCAAGCACTGATGCATGAATGATTTGCCATATTTGACCATATaataaaactgaaatattacGTTGGCAGATCAACATTGCATCGTCGTCaataatggaaaaatggatCAATTCATTTACTCCAATAACACCACGGTATAAAATGGATGATATGATGCATGTGAATTGTGAAGTTGTGAACATGGGACAAATCCAATTATTTGTGCCCATTATCGGCCGGTAAACTTGTCCTTCCCAGTTTACAAACCATGGCAacttcgatcgatcgatcgagagAACGAATCAGCAGCTGCATGCACTACTAGTCGTGCCGCAGTGCCGATACGCAACGAGCGCCCCAAGGATTTGTGCCCTCTACGTACGGTCTCGGCCCAATTACTAATACTtaaaccttgtttagttccgaaaagtgaaaagttttcgatactgtagcattttcgtttgtttgtgataaatattatccaatcatggactaactagtatcaaaagattcgtctcgtgatttacagctaaactgtgtaattagtttttgttttcgtctatatttaatgtttcatgcatgtgccacaaaattcgatgtgacggaaaatcttgaaaactttttggttttcacggtgaactaaacaaggccttaagcatCCTTCACCATGCACAGTCAAAGCCTAGAACCGATTTGTTTAGTTTAGTGAGGCAGCAGGCAGCTAGCATTATTCCCTTGGTAACGACGACGATGCGCGGCGGGTAAAGACAAACAAAACGCTTGATGTCTCAAAGGCTACAATGGGGCGCGGTGTCTTTCTCTAAAGACGCGGCAGAGATTAGCTAGGGTTTTAGCTCCGAGCAACGCGTGCATCAAAGTCTGCCGCAAGCTACAACATGGTGCTCGCCGTCCTGCAGACTCGATCGGTCATCACGCATGAACTAGGACATGCTGACCACACGAGGCCAGAGGTTaattaggcattgtttagtttctaaaaattttcaagtctAGTTAATTtgtaattgaacaataattatcaaatacaaacaaatatgttaaaagattcgtctcgtgatttacaggtaaactgtgtaattagttatttttttttaactatatttaatacttcatgcatgtgccacaagattcgatgtgacgggaaatcttgtaaagttttgggtttttaggtgtatctaaacaaggccttagtacagTGTTACTCAGTAAACAATGGTGTCAGCAGGCTTACGAGGCCATCGAGAGCCACATGTACAGGCAGCGGCTCCCGATGTCACTCTGTTCTGCCACAGGCGCCCACCATGCATGTTGTAGAACAGAAACAGATCCAGGGGCGAGAAATGCGTGCAGTGCAGGAACAAGaggtggtgtggtgtggtgtggtgtgtgTTTTTAACGCAAGTTGCGCTGATGCAGAGATCTGGACAGGTTTGCCAGCTCTCTGAgagctgggccttgtttagttcccaaacaattttgcaaaaattttcatattctccgtcacatccaatctttagacacatgcataaagtactaaatatagacaaaaataaaaactaattgcacagtttggtcgaaattgacgagacaaatcttttgagcctagttagtccacgattggataatatttgtcaaatacaaacgaaaaagctacagtgtccattttgcaaaatattttggaactaaataaggccctgTTTCAACTGGTTCATGGGCTTGAAGAACTTTTTAGCCGTGTGTTCTGACAGCAAAGAGACAAAGAACAGACATCGCGTATCATCGGTTACATACACATATAGCAGAATTTGTGGTGGATCGGAGCACTCTTAACTTTTGCGCACCCGGGGCTGGTGGCGACTGATCGATCACTTTCCATGGACAGGGACTTTATTTGGCACGTACGTAACTACTCAGGAGTATAGGTTAGtcaaattaaataggatcaagcAATGTTATCCACGAGCTTCACTTGTAGCAGTAGGAGTGATCCTGAAAGACAAAAATAAGAGAAGTGCGCCTATTTTTTCCCCATCTACTTTTGCTGAGATCGATGGATAATCGAGTAAAACCCGGTGCTGCTACGCACCTTTTCGCGAAAGAAACCTGTGATTTTGAAGAAGAGAACGCAAATAGTGTTATGGCCGACGTAGCAAGCAAAGCAAAGCGAAAGCAGCTGCGCTTTACGACGAAGCTGGCATGCACTGGTTGCCTGCACTGCACCCACTACCCAGTTGGCTGGTTCCACTTGCACAGTTGCACCCGATGAATTGAAAAGGTGGCCCGCAGGACAAGTCACTGAACCACAGCAACACATGCAAATTTGCAGCGGTACAGTTCCTGGCTTCCTGCATGCAGCTGCCAAGTGATCAATCGACGGAGCAGCCTGCCCAGTGCCCATGCCGTATCGCCATGCATGGTCCTGTCTACTTGCAGCTGTTGAGATCCCTGTcgacgccggccggccggcgacttCAATTTGCCAGTGAGGAGAATCCGCTGCCAAGGGGCGAACGAACTTGTGGTAGATCTCGGTAAGgcgttcgcaaaaattttcaagattctccgtcacatcgaatctttggtcgtatgcatgtagcattaaatatagacaaaaataaaaactaactgcataatttatctgtaatttgtgagatgaatcttttgagcctagtgacaatgtttgtcaaataaaaacgaaatgctacggtacccaaaaacaaaaaattttgcggaGTAAACCAGGCCTAAGTCGATTCTTCAATGCCGAGCGGGAGGTTGTTCCTCCATAAACTATTGCAGCGTCAACTACTGTAGCATTAACTAGTaactgttaggccttgtttagttcacctcaaaaagcaaaaagttttcaaaattccctgtcacatcgaatcttacggcacatgcatgaagcattaaatatagacgaaaacaaaaactaattacacagtttagttggaaatcgcgagacgaatctttttatcGTAGTTAGTCcacaattggataatatttgtcacaaacaaacgaaaatactacggtaccgaaatcttttcggaactaaacgaggccttactACTCCTACTCCTACCGACGCTAGCTACTCCGGCAGGCAGCAGCATGTGATGTGGCATCTCCGCTCGCCTCGGCAGCCGCGATCGATCGAGCGCATCTCCGTCCCGTCCGCAGGCGCTCGGCGACATGGCCGGGGGACCTTAATTCTTGTTTGTTTTTGCCAGCAGTACAGTAAACCCACCATATATACTTTAATTAATCGCCATTAACAGACGTCCAACCACagccacatgcatgcatggcctcTCAACGGGCACGGCGTCGCGTCGTCGATGTGGTGTCTGCTGACCGCCCGTCCAGCTAATCTTCTACAGGTGCAACGTCTCATCATGCTATCGAGAGATTGTGCACATTGATGCTCTGCACTCTGCAGTTTGCACATGACCTGTGCTGGGCGTGCAACCATCCAAGCACGCATTGCATTGCATGGCAGTAGTTGCCGTGTGTCCGTGATGTCGCCACTTTCTGTTTCTTTGTGGATGCCTTGTACGAAACGAAACGGATGCGATGCATTCATATATTGGTAGGGTGGCACCGCGTAGGTGCCGGTTGTTGTTGAATGAACCCCGACCTCAACCCCTAGCTCTAGAGATTCCACCTACGAGTACTCGACATTTTGCCTCTGTTTAAACAGTCAGTCAGTCAACGTCTCTCATGATCTAGTAGCTACTATAAGCTAAGATTAGTACGTAAGTGTCACGAGCTTGACCGGAAAAATAATGTACGTATATGTTGTCAAAGGGCATGTAACCATGTGAATGTACAACATCTATGCGAGCCAGATCTAGCGAAGCCCAGTTGTTGCAACCACTTTTTAACTGCTTGTGGGTGTTGGTATTCAAGGTGTTGAACCACTTTTGAGGAGGAACCAAAAGGGGCAGAATGTGAATCTTTTTCACATGCGTGTATTGCCTTTCCTATGAAAAATAGTACCAATTTTGTATACGTACACAGTATTTCTCTCATTTTTCTTATATGAGACACAATTTACCAAAACCGAACTCATCAAATCAAGTAAACAAATGCTCCATTTTTCTTTCATCGGTGGCAGTAAGAATAAACCAGCTTGACAAATgacaatcaaacaaaacaaaaacattGAGCGGCGGGGAGAGAGCAGACAAGACGAACTTTTTGAAGCAATCATGAAAGTACAGATTTAAAAGCCAAACTATATTAGCATTAGCTTAGTATTAAACTCTAGTCTTGGAACGAACAAAATCACAGCAAAAAATTGATACCACTAGCTCAGACGTACTGCCACATCAGAGTCCAAATCTTAGCATAATCAACTAAGGAGCTTTTGACCACCCTTCTCTAGGAAATGAAATTTGCATCAACACCCTCCATCATCAGGTTTGGAACTTCATACTCCATTTTGCTTCAAAAATTTAGGATGAAGTATAATCATTGCAACTGATTTTCAGGTTCTAGCAGATATTTTCATGATCCTTCAAAACTGGAATGTTTGCATTGAAAGCATCAAAATTGaggcagttttttttttggtgaattTATATATTAGTAAGGTTGCCCCAACATTTTCTTTAGGTAGGTAGATGCAATTAGAGGTAAAAATTGGAGGGCGCCAATGCAAAATCCAAACCCAGGAAAAGGAGAGATTGAAAGGCTCGGATTATCATTTTTAACCCCTTCGAACTACCCTTATTTACGACCATGATCATAGAGTCTTACCAAAACGAGACGAATGAAATTAAAATTACTAATAACAACAGATAAGTACTGCTACCGATTAAACAGCCTGCTTACTTAGCTCTCCGCCGCTTGAATCCTAGCGCGCTCGCGCGCTCAGAAGGCGCAGATCTCATCggcgaccgccgccgccgccgccgccttgcgCGGGCACAACGACACGGCGCCGCCCATCGTGTTCTTGCAGTGCGCGATGGCGCCCTCGATAGCGCTCTGGAGCTCCTCCATGGACGATGCCGTGGACAGCGACACGGGCGGACCGACGCCAATGCCGCTCGCAACGGCCGCAGCCGCCGCTGCCGGCACGTCGGGGAAGCCGACGCCGCCGGCCCCGCCGAAGGTGAGCAGACCCGAGTGGCTCGGCGACGACCGCATCGATGACGGGCAGCTCGCCGCGGCCCGCTTCTGGCGCGGGAACCGGAGGTTCCCGGAGAAGGAGTTGGAGTGCGCGTACTTGCCGCCGCCAACAACCTCTGCCTCCACCGCTGCCGCAGCCGCGACGGCGTGGTCGTCGTCGCCTCTCTTCTTGCGGATGGAGAAAGTGAACGGCTTCTTGAACCCCTGCTGCGGTTGGTTGTTGGCGCCACCGACGCCGACGTTGACGTTGTTCTGGTTCTTGGGGATCTGAGAGAGCTTCTCGTAGAGCGGTTTCACCTTCTTGGCGTACTTCTTGATCACCTCCTTGGCGAGCGACTTGGACGGCTGCTTCTTCGCCGCGGCCGGAGCGCCGCCACGGTGGAAGACGGAGGAGAAGCGGGTGGCGAAGGACGAGAGGTACTGCTTCCCGGTGCGCTTGCTGGCGGGTGGCAGCCCCgcgaaggcggcggcggccgacaGCGGGTGTGGGTGCAGGTGGCGGTCATCCTCGGTGGCGGAGCTGGGGCGAGACGACGAGGCCGCGGAGTCCGGGAGCAGCAGCGCGGCGCAGTCCGCGGAGAAGGACGACGACGTGCTGCCGTTGGAGTCGCGGGAGGAGTTGGACGTGGAGGTGGAGTCGGACGCGGAGGCGGAGGACGTGGACGCCGACGACAGCAGCAGCGTGCGCACCATGGAGATGCGCGGCGACAGCTGCAGCGGCAGGAGCTGGCCCTTGTAGAAGAGCTCGTCCGCCGGGCACAGCTGCTCCGCCGACCGCTGCTTGGACGCCGGCGACAGCGTGACCGTGAACTCGAACTCCGACGACGACGCCGAGGACGACGACGCCGGCGACGGGAACGACCTCACGCCGCCGGCGCTCTTGCTGCCTCTCGTCCTGCCCATGGTGGCTGGCTTTGCGGTGCTGCGTGCCGCTACAGAGTCATGGCGTCGGGGGAGTGATGGAGAGGCGCGGTGGGGGCGGCCAGCatagcgaggaggaggagccgaggAGACGGGAGGAAAAGGTAAAAACTTTTCGGGGGTGACGAACCTGACGTCGTTTATGAGGGTCGGAGTCGCTGGCTCGCAGCTGCAGCTGCGCCGAGGAGAAGGAGATGCCCCGGCGGGGGACGGTGGCCATGAGCCCACGACGGCCGCGGTCGCATGTGAGGGGCCGTCTCCGCGGCCGTCGGATCACGTCGGGATCAGGATCGGATGGCCTGGTGCTGAATATTCCAGAAAAAATAGATTTCTTTCTTGGTCAACCAACAGGCAGTTAGCTGACTGATGACTGGATCTCACTGTGAATTGTGGACAGGAATTTCTCTGGATTTTCATTTCTCCATTTCTCCGTGGAACAATGCAGCTATTCTTTGTGAGAATGAGAACTTGATTCTATAGTACATATAAAAATTTAGATATTggatgaaaaataaaaaaaaaatctttggatCTTACTTTTATAGTGAATTTTACGGTAGACTTTGGGTACACATAGTTGGATTCTAAAATCCAAGTGTTTGGATCGTAttattggccttgtttagttcccaaaaaatattgtaaattttttcagattaacCGTCACATGCataaaagcattaaatataaataaaaaattacacagtttagttgtaatttgtgagacgaatattttgaacctaattaatctataattagacgatatttatcaaatataaataaaaatgctacagtgtgcgttttgccaaatttttggaactaaacaaggtccttATTTTTCTGTCTCATTATTGTTTTCCTTAGAAGATTAAGTTTTGTTTTGCTATTCTTTGAGATGGATTGACGAATGCTTTGGTACATTGGTTGAAAATGGAGTAATGATTAAATCGTAGTATATCTTCAAGTGTAGTAGTACCTTTTTTCCTTCCTTAGCAGATTTTATATGTCGTACACATATACATATGTCAATGGAGTATCTTCAAGTGTAGTACCTTTTTCTTCATTAAcagattttatttatatttcgtACACCTGTACACATGCCAATGGAATTTAAGTGAACCCACTGTAGATTTATCTAGTACCTGTACGCTCACGACGGGTAGGTGCATCTACACCCCGCATAAACTCTTGGATATGGTGCTAATTTATTTTCGGATGAACATTGCACTCATTGAGTCAGTTATCATCAAAGGTTGatgcaaaattttggttttctcttacaaatatatatatatgatttcCCATTTTTCGTCTCCTGCACTGCGCAAGGGCAGCAGCCAACAAGTACATGGAGGGGTCACCTTCCATGTTGCATGTCTCCTTGACTGGCACCCTGTGTCCACCAGCCCGTGACACCGGTTACGATCCTCCATCTCACGAATCAATGGACTGGACCGTGGTCATGTAGCGctgggtgtttttttttttccaattgtattattgttattattatattattactCTCTCAGTCTTGAAATAATACGGTTTGTTTAGTATAATGCTGAGTAAAATTATTTTAAACATAACTAAGTTTACACTAAAAGACATCAATAATTGTGTTACTAAATAAATACTATTACATTTGTGTTAGAAACATAGTATTTTTTTAGAATGTACCTAATTTCTATTATAAATGTTGATACTTTTTAATAATGTTGGTCCTATTTTAAATGATCTGACTGGGATTTGAAGATAGAGCTAAAATTATATTATTTTAAGTACTTTTATAGCAAAAATTTGTGGACATTTCCGTGATGAATTTTACGATGCATTTTGAGAGCACGATTTGTAGCTAGCACAATTACGTAGATTAAGTGTAGCTTCAGACACATAAGGATCTTATGCCCCCATTTAGCATAGCTTCGTTAGTAATGAAATATGTTTTTTTTGCTTCAGCTCCATAAGCA
It encodes:
- the LOC8085083 gene encoding probable membrane-associated kinase regulator 1; the encoded protein is MGRTRGSKSAGGVRSFPSPASSSSASSSEFEFTVTLSPASKQRSAEQLCPADELFYKGQLLPLQLSPRISMVRTLLLSSASTSSASASDSTSTSNSSRDSNGSTSSSFSADCAALLLPDSAASSSRPSSATEDDRHLHPHPLSAAAAFAGLPPASKRTGKQYLSSFATRFSSVFHRGGAPAAAKKQPSKSLAKEVIKKYAKKVKPLYEKLSQIPKNQNNVNVGVGGANNQPQQGFKKPFTFSIRKKRGDDDHAVAAAAAVEAEVVGGGKYAHSNSFSGNLRFPRQKRAAASCPSSMRSSPSHSGLLTFGGAGGVGFPDVPAAAAAAVASGIGVGPPVSLSTASSMEELQSAIEGAIAHCKNTMGGAVSLCPRKAAAAAAVADEICAF